CGAAACACTTGGCGAACGCGCAGTCCGTGACCTTGAGCGCATGGGAGTCACCGTCTGGCTTAACAGCATGGTTACCGGAATTGATGATGATGGTGTGGCTGTCAGGGTAGCCGGTGAAGATAAACTCCGTAACATTGCAACCGACAATGTCATCTGGGCGGCCGGAAATGCGGCATCACCACTGCTGCGTACCCTTGATGTTCCGCTTGAGAAGGACGGACGCCTGCATGTGGATCAGGATTTGTCGGTACCCGGCCACCCGTCCGTTTTTGTGATCGGTGATGCTGCCATGCATATTGACAGCGAAGGGCGCGAGACTCCGGGCATTGCTCCGGGTGCTATACAGCAGGGAGAGCATGCCGCCCGCAACATCATATCGGATCTGAAAGGCGGTTCTCGTGAACCCTTCTCTTACTTTGACAAAGGGAGCATGGCAACCATCGGACGGGCAAAGGCTGTTGCCGAAATCGGCGGACAAAAATTCAGCGGCTTTTTCGCGTGGATACTCTGGTCGCTGGTGCATGTGTTCTTTCTGATCGGCTTCCGGAACCGTTTCCGTGTAATGGGCGAATGGGTCTGGTATTACATCACTTTCCGGGGCGGCTCACAGCTGATCACACGAAAGAAAATAGGTGAGTCGGAACTTCGCGGCAGCAGCAAGGCACAAAGCAGCAGCAGAGAGGAAAAACAAGCCGAAGAACTGCATCTCAACTGATAACAGTGTTCCTGCGGCATATTCCGGAGTACTGCATGTTTCGGAGTGCGGCACGACCCTGTGTACTGCACATTCCGGAGTGATGTACGTTCCAGCGACAGGGGGATCACGAGTAGCCCGTAAACACGGCAATTGCAATGGCAATCACGGCTACCAGATAGAACCAGAGCAGCCGCGGTGCCAGCCATGCCGCCCATGTGCTCCACGGTACTTTTGCCATCCCGAGAACCGCCATGGTGACCCCGGATGTCGGTATGATCATATTTGTGATTCCGTCACCCATCTGAAACACAAGAACGACCGTCTGACGTGTCACGCCAACCAGATCCCCGAGAGGAGCCATTATCGGAATGGTCAGCGCCGCCTGACCGCTGCCGCTGGGGACCACAAAATTGATCACCGACTGCACGATCAGCATAATTTCAGCGGATACCACCGGATGCCAGCCTGCAATGGCATTGGACATGCCATACAAAATAGTGTCAATAATTTGTGCATCTGTAATGAGCAATAAAATTGAACGGGAAAGCGCGATAACGACTACCGCTCCAAGTACATCCTTCATGCCCTCAATGAATGCATTTGCCGCTTCATTGCCGGAGAGGCCGCCAAGTACGGCAGATATCACCCCGAGCGCAAAGAACAGTGCCGCCATTTCGGCAATGTACCAGTCCAGACTTGTAGCACCGTATATCAGCAGCACGATGCCGGCCGCAAACACAATCAAAATGGACAGCTGATTCCAGGTAAACGGTTCGTTGTCCTCCTCATTGGCCGTCAGCTCTTCGTCACGGCTTTTGTCCAGTTCATATACCGGGGATTTCGCAGGGTCACGATGAATGCGCCATCCGTAAGAGCTGACAATCCAGATAGCAACAGCGGTAGTTGCAAGCCACAGCAGAATACGAAATTCCCATCCCGACAATAACGGAATCTCAGCCAAACCCTGCGCCACACCCACCGTAAAGGGATTGACCACAGCACCGGCAAATCCCGCACTGGCCCCGATGAACGGCACCGAAACGCCCACAATCGAGTCATATCCCAGTGCCAGTGCAAGCGGTACAAAAAGCGGAATAAATATGATCACTTCCTCCGACATCCCGAATACACTTCCCATGACCGAAAAAATGATAATGAACACGGGTATGAAGAACGGCCGCAGGAAATCGTTGCGGTTGAACAGAATGGCTGCCTTTTGAATTCCGCGGGCGAAGGCGCCTGTTTTCTGGATGATGGAAAAGGCTCCGGCAACAATGAAAATGAAGGTGATAATGAGGATGGCGAAGGAGTCGGTAAACCCGTTGATCGGCGCCATCAGCAGTTCAATGATACCGGCGGGCTCGGACTCCACCCGCTCAAATGAGCCCGGATCCACGACCTCTCGTCCCTCTTTCTCCACGCGCTCATAGGCCCCTCCCGGTATAACCCAGGTCAGTGCAGCAAAAAAGCACAACAAGCCAAGTATAAGAATGATGGTATTCGGAGCCCGGAACCGGGTCAGCCAGCCGGCAGCACTTCCTTTACTCATAACTTCGCATGGTTAATTTCGATGGAATCATCAAGTATACGTCACCCGTATAATTTTAAAAAGTATCAATTACCCCTCCCCGAACCGCACGGGCTTTCCAAAACGGTATACTATACCAACCATAACTGCCATCGCCAGAGGATAGATCATCCAGACCGGCAATCCGATTACCGCGGATGCGATCATCGCCAGAACGCTGAGTCCGCCGACAACCAGCGCATACGGAAGCTGCGTGTTGACATGTGTCACGTGATCGCAGTGACAGGCAAGGGAACTGAGGATGGTCGTATCGGAAATCGGAGAACAGTGGTCGCCCCAGACTGCACCGGCGAGTACGGCGCTGACGCTGCTGTAAATGAGCGTCTGTGTTGCTGCAGAATCAAGTCCGGCCGTATCGCCAAGCGACCAGGTCAGCGGAAGCACCAGTGGCATCAGAATACCCATCGTACCCCAGCTTGACCCTGTTGCAAAACTCGTAACACCTGCAAGGATGAAAATGATAACGGGTACCCAGTACGGACTCAGAATTCCTTCCAGGAGCGATACCAGAAACCCTGCCGTATCCAGCTGCTGGGTGACCATGCCCAGCGACCAGGCAAGCACAAGAATAATCAACCCTTCGAACATCAGGTGCATGCCCCTGAACATGCCTTTGAACATCTGTTCGATGGTCAGCAGCCGCTGGCTGACCGTCAGTACCGATGCAAGAAACAGGGAGAAAACGGATCCCCAGACCAAGGCGGCATAGGAGTCGGATGTTCCAGCAATCTCCTGCAGCGTATCACCCTCACCGGTCACCCAGAGTCCGGCCATGGTTGCGATGATGAGTCCGAGTATCGGGATTGCTGCGTTCATCCAGTGGGAGACCCGGCCGGAGGCGCCGTTATCTGCTGCATCAGCAGGTTTCTCATCCTCCTGGTCTTTAACCTGTGATGAGTCCCTGCCGTCGGCGGCCTCCTGCTCCACTCTGCGCATCGGACCGAAATCACGTCCGCTGTATGCGATGACGGCAACAAAAATGATGGCCAGGAACGCGTAAAAATTGTAGG
The nucleotide sequence above comes from Natronogracilivirga saccharolytica. Encoded proteins:
- a CDS encoding NAD(P)/FAD-dependent oxidoreductase, which produces MHTQDKEKRKRIIVVGAGFGGLKAVQKLKKKQVDITLIDKTNHHLFQPLLYQVATAALAPGDIAIPARTIFKNDRNVNVLMGEVTRVDKERKVVRMDKDQELSFDYLVLAPGARHSYFGNDHWEEKAPGLKTLSDALDIRENILLSFEKAEREHNEQRRKKYETFVVVGGGPTGVEVAGAIAEIASRAVREDYRNADPGLLEIHLVEGQSRILGMYDETLGERAVRDLERMGVTVWLNSMVTGIDDDGVAVRVAGEDKLRNIATDNVIWAAGNAASPLLRTLDVPLEKDGRLHVDQDLSVPGHPSVFVIGDAAMHIDSEGRETPGIAPGAIQQGEHAARNIISDLKGGSREPFSYFDKGSMATIGRAKAVAEIGGQKFSGFFAWILWSLVHVFFLIGFRNRFRVMGEWVWYYITFRGGSQLITRKKIGESELRGSSKAQSSSREEKQAEELHLN
- a CDS encoding YfcC family protein, yielding MSKGSAAGWLTRFRAPNTIILILGLLCFFAALTWVIPGGAYERVEKEGREVVDPGSFERVESEPAGIIELLMAPINGFTDSFAILIITFIFIVAGAFSIIQKTGAFARGIQKAAILFNRNDFLRPFFIPVFIIIFSVMGSVFGMSEEVIIFIPLFVPLALALGYDSIVGVSVPFIGASAGFAGAVVNPFTVGVAQGLAEIPLLSGWEFRILLWLATTAVAIWIVSSYGWRIHRDPAKSPVYELDKSRDEELTANEEDNEPFTWNQLSILIVFAAGIVLLIYGATSLDWYIAEMAALFFALGVISAVLGGLSGNEAANAFIEGMKDVLGAVVVIALSRSILLLITDAQIIDTILYGMSNAIAGWHPVVSAEIMLIVQSVINFVVPSGSGQAALTIPIMAPLGDLVGVTRQTVVLVFQMGDGITNMIIPTSGVTMAVLGMAKVPWSTWAAWLAPRLLWFYLVAVIAIAIAVFTGYS